A single Arachnia propionica DNA region contains:
- a CDS encoding ATP-grasp domain-containing protein, with protein sequence MKRVALISTDQQTLKDEEHLDTGPLNDALKASGVDSEIAVWHEPRDWSVYDAAIFRSPWDYAERTEEFMDWLGRAETRVRLINSPDLIRWNLDKRYLRELAEHGVEVVPTTFCENLGQCREALARHGGGNVVVKPNISLGSQNTGLFAATDPAALELCGHILEVGKVVLVQPAIDAIQDNAEHGLLFFNAHHSHTIQKCAILKHGGGYLGGRYTEDIRPVAPTGDEVELGNRALKAIAAIAEAKGWGEDASTPLYARIDVVTPPGSHPLLLEAELFEPAMFVDLADGALGRFVAAIHEKLRA encoded by the coding sequence ATGAAACGAGTCGCGCTGATAAGCACCGACCAGCAGACCCTGAAGGACGAGGAACACCTCGACACCGGGCCCCTCAACGACGCCCTGAAAGCCAGTGGAGTGGACTCCGAGATCGCCGTCTGGCACGAGCCCAGGGACTGGTCGGTCTACGACGCAGCCATCTTCCGTTCCCCCTGGGACTATGCGGAACGCACGGAGGAGTTCATGGACTGGCTGGGGCGCGCCGAGACCCGGGTGCGCCTGATCAACAGCCCCGACCTGATCCGGTGGAACCTGGACAAGCGTTACCTGCGGGAACTCGCCGAACACGGGGTCGAGGTCGTACCCACGACCTTCTGCGAGAACCTCGGACAGTGCCGAGAGGCGCTGGCGAGGCACGGCGGCGGGAACGTCGTGGTCAAACCGAACATCTCCCTCGGATCACAGAACACCGGGTTGTTCGCCGCCACCGACCCCGCGGCCCTGGAACTGTGCGGACACATCCTGGAGGTCGGCAAGGTGGTGCTCGTGCAGCCCGCAATCGATGCCATCCAGGACAATGCCGAACACGGCCTGCTGTTCTTCAACGCGCACCACTCACACACCATCCAGAAGTGCGCGATCCTCAAACACGGGGGCGGTTACCTCGGCGGCAGGTACACCGAGGACATCCGGCCGGTCGCCCCTACCGGCGACGAGGTGGAGCTCGGGAACAGGGCCTTGAAGGCGATCGCCGCGATCGCGGAGGCCAAGGGCTGGGGTGAGGACGCCAGCACCCCGCTGTACGCGCGCATCGACGTGGTGACCCCGCCGGGAAGCCATCCGCTGCTCCTGGAGGCGGAGCTTTTCGAACCGGCCATGTTCGTCGATCTCGCCGATGGAGCCCTCGGTCGCTTCGTCGCCGCCATCCACGAGAAACTCCGGGCCTGA
- a CDS encoding RecQ family ATP-dependent DNA helicase, whose translation MEQNRATEQAGTRPLACELLRKLTGSEDAVFHDGQYEAIEALVVHHRRALVVQRTGWGKSAVYFIAALLQRRAGAGPALIVSPLLALMRNQVEAAGRAGVRAATINSSNVTDWEEIAETLEQDLLDVLLVSPERLVNPRFRDTQLPHLLARAGLVVIDEAHCISDWGHDFRPDYRRIRSLIQELPDRVPVLATTATANQRVVTDVAEQLAVGGHEVFTLRGALARDSLRLGVLELGSSARRLAWLVEHLGSLPGSGIVYCLTVANAEDTAAALAAAGHRVLPYTGRTDLPERVAAEQALLTNEVKALVATSALGMGFDKPDLGFVVHLGAPSSPVTYYQQVGRAGRATESADVLLLPGGEDQEIWRYFATNAMPTRHRAESVLEALAASDVPLSVPALESRVELRRGALELLLKVLAVDGAVENRAGGWVATGADWSYDEERYSRIAAARVAEQQAMLEYENLGHGRCRMEFLTAALDDPHARPCGRCDTCTRPWYPTGVTAEAQVAAQSVLERVGVVLEPRTLWPPGLDRFTGSMGGEVVKGRIPLAERVEPGRVVARLTDLGHGNALRELFAPDADGNPVDAEVPPQLAGACLQVLREWDWDERPAAVAWVPGLSRPRLVAALGEGLARAGRLHVLGPLGLAPGVAPLPRANSTFRVRNLWTRFHVTPQQEAVLSGLSGPVLLVDDLVDSRWTMTVAGRLLKRAGARAVLPFALAATG comes from the coding sequence ATGGAGCAGAACCGGGCCACCGAACAGGCCGGAACACGTCCCCTGGCCTGCGAATTGCTGCGGAAACTCACAGGAAGTGAGGATGCGGTCTTCCACGACGGGCAGTACGAGGCCATCGAGGCCCTCGTCGTCCATCACCGGCGGGCCTTGGTGGTGCAGCGCACCGGCTGGGGAAAATCGGCGGTCTACTTCATAGCCGCGCTGCTGCAACGCCGGGCGGGCGCCGGTCCCGCGCTGATCGTCTCCCCGCTGCTGGCGTTGATGCGCAACCAGGTGGAGGCCGCCGGGCGCGCCGGGGTGCGGGCCGCCACCATCAACTCGTCGAACGTCACCGACTGGGAGGAGATCGCCGAGACCCTCGAACAGGACCTCCTCGACGTCCTCCTGGTCTCCCCGGAACGCCTGGTCAACCCCCGTTTCCGGGACACCCAGCTGCCTCATCTGCTCGCGCGGGCGGGCCTAGTGGTGATTGACGAGGCCCATTGCATCAGCGACTGGGGCCACGACTTCCGTCCCGACTACCGGCGGATCCGTTCCCTGATCCAGGAGCTGCCGGACCGGGTCCCGGTGCTGGCCACCACCGCGACGGCCAACCAGCGGGTGGTCACCGACGTCGCCGAGCAGCTGGCCGTCGGCGGGCACGAGGTGTTCACGCTGCGCGGGGCCCTGGCGCGCGACTCCCTGCGGCTCGGGGTGCTGGAACTGGGATCGTCGGCGCGGCGGCTGGCGTGGCTGGTCGAGCATCTCGGTTCGCTGCCCGGCAGCGGCATCGTCTACTGCCTGACCGTCGCGAACGCCGAGGACACCGCGGCGGCTCTGGCGGCCGCCGGGCACCGGGTCCTGCCGTACACGGGTCGCACGGACCTGCCCGAGCGAGTCGCGGCCGAGCAGGCCCTGCTCACCAACGAGGTGAAGGCCCTGGTGGCCACCTCGGCGCTGGGGATGGGATTCGACAAACCCGATCTCGGGTTCGTGGTCCACCTCGGCGCCCCGAGCTCCCCGGTTACCTATTACCAGCAGGTGGGACGCGCGGGCCGCGCCACCGAGTCCGCCGACGTGTTGCTGCTCCCGGGTGGCGAGGACCAGGAGATCTGGCGGTACTTCGCCACCAACGCCATGCCCACCCGGCACCGGGCCGAATCGGTGCTGGAGGCCCTGGCGGCGTCGGATGTGCCGCTGAGCGTGCCCGCCCTGGAGTCGCGGGTGGAGCTGCGTCGCGGTGCCCTGGAGCTGCTGCTGAAGGTGCTGGCGGTTGACGGCGCCGTGGAGAACCGCGCCGGGGGATGGGTGGCTACCGGCGCGGACTGGAGCTACGACGAGGAACGCTACTCGCGCATCGCCGCCGCGCGGGTCGCGGAGCAGCAGGCCATGCTCGAATACGAGAACCTCGGGCACGGCCGGTGCCGGATGGAGTTCCTGACGGCGGCGCTGGACGATCCGCACGCGAGGCCCTGCGGACGCTGCGACACCTGTACCCGGCCGTGGTACCCCACCGGGGTGACGGCCGAGGCGCAGGTCGCGGCGCAGTCGGTGCTGGAGCGGGTGGGGGTGGTCCTCGAACCGCGCACCCTGTGGCCGCCCGGGCTGGATCGTTTCACCGGTTCCATGGGTGGTGAGGTCGTCAAGGGCCGGATCCCGCTGGCGGAACGCGTCGAACCCGGCCGCGTCGTGGCCCGCCTGACCGACCTCGGCCACGGCAACGCGTTGCGTGAGCTGTTCGCACCCGATGCCGACGGCAACCCGGTCGATGCCGAGGTGCCACCGCAGCTGGCCGGGGCGTGCCTCCAGGTGCTCCGCGAGTGGGACTGGGACGAGCGTCCAGCCGCCGTCGCCTGGGTTCCCGGCCTGTCGCGTCCCCGGCTGGTCGCAGCCCTGGGGGAAGGACTGGCCAGGGCCGGCCGGCTTCATGTCCTCGGACCCCTCGGGCTGGCGCCCGGCGTCGCCCCGCTGCCCAGGGCGAACAGCACGTTCCGGGTGCGGAACCTGTGGACCCGGTTCCACGTCACCCCGCAACAGGAGGCGGTGCTGTCTGGCCTGTCCGGACCGGTACTACTCGTAGACGACCTGGTCGATTCACGCTGGACCATGACGGTCGCGGGGCGCCTCCTGAAACGGGCCGGGGCGAGGGCCGTTCTGCCCTTCGCCCTCGCTGCCACGGGGTGA
- a CDS encoding phosphoenolpyruvate carboxykinase (GTP) yields the protein MSHLTENGLTTTIPVTGRVPKLPRVIAWVEEVAALTNPSAIHFLDGSDEEYERLVEKLVEAGTLVRLNPDKQPGSVYTRTDPDDVARVEDSTFICSVDENDAGPTNNWMDPRQMKTILTKLYNGCMVGRTMYVIPFCMGHVDAPSPKFGIEITDSAYVAISMKIMTRMGTEVMEAMERTDADFVPALHSVGMPLPPGVRDVPWPCNDIKYIVHFPEERTIWSYGSGYGGNSLLGKKCYALRIASVMGRDEGWLAEHMLILKITSPEGKSYHLCAAFPSACGKTNLAMLEPTLPGWKVETLGDDIAWMRFGEDGRLYAVNPETGLFGVAPGTSTDTNPNAMAAIEGGHSIFTNVALTDDGDVWWEGKTKQPPEHLTDWKGRSWTPENGPEGGRPGEKAAHPNSRFCTPISQCPILSDEFYDPKGVPVDAIIFGGRRENTIPLVSQSRNWQHGVFMGATCSSETTAAAKGAVGVLRRDPMAMLPFIGYHVGDYLRHWINLGERTTPDKLPKVFYVNWFRRDSEGKFLWPGFGENSRVLKWIVERLEGRVGAVETPAGLLPEKKDIDVEGLDISDEHLEQVLRYVPNEWADELPRMRRWLRSLGLKVPQEIHDELWHIAMNIIGDR from the coding sequence ATGTCCCACCTCACCGAGAACGGTCTGACCACCACCATCCCCGTCACGGGGCGTGTTCCGAAGCTCCCCCGTGTCATCGCCTGGGTCGAGGAGGTCGCTGCCCTGACCAATCCCAGCGCCATTCATTTCCTCGACGGCTCCGACGAGGAGTACGAGCGTCTCGTGGAGAAGCTCGTGGAGGCCGGCACCCTCGTGCGGCTGAACCCGGACAAGCAGCCGGGATCCGTCTACACCCGCACCGATCCCGACGACGTTGCCCGCGTCGAGGACTCCACCTTCATCTGCTCCGTCGACGAGAACGACGCCGGCCCCACCAACAACTGGATGGATCCCAGGCAGATGAAGACCATCCTGACCAAGCTGTACAACGGCTGCATGGTGGGGCGCACCATGTACGTCATTCCCTTCTGCATGGGACACGTCGACGCCCCCTCCCCGAAGTTCGGCATCGAGATCACCGACTCGGCCTACGTGGCGATCTCCATGAAGATCATGACCCGGATGGGCACCGAGGTCATGGAGGCCATGGAACGCACGGACGCGGACTTCGTGCCTGCGCTGCACTCCGTCGGGATGCCCCTGCCACCCGGAGTCAGGGATGTCCCGTGGCCCTGCAACGACATCAAGTACATCGTCCACTTCCCCGAGGAACGGACCATCTGGAGCTACGGCTCCGGCTACGGCGGCAACTCCCTGCTGGGCAAGAAGTGCTATGCGCTTCGGATCGCCTCCGTGATGGGGCGCGACGAGGGCTGGCTGGCCGAGCACATGCTGATCCTCAAGATCACCTCGCCGGAGGGGAAGTCCTACCACCTGTGCGCGGCCTTCCCGTCGGCCTGCGGCAAGACGAACCTGGCGATGCTGGAACCCACCCTGCCGGGCTGGAAGGTGGAAACCCTCGGCGACGACATCGCATGGATGCGGTTCGGCGAAGACGGCAGGCTCTACGCCGTCAACCCGGAGACCGGGCTGTTTGGCGTGGCCCCCGGCACGAGCACCGACACCAACCCCAACGCCATGGCGGCCATCGAGGGCGGGCACTCGATCTTCACCAATGTCGCGCTCACCGACGACGGTGACGTGTGGTGGGAGGGGAAAACCAAGCAGCCCCCGGAGCACCTCACGGATTGGAAGGGCCGATCCTGGACCCCCGAGAACGGCCCGGAGGGCGGCCGTCCCGGCGAGAAGGCGGCGCACCCGAACTCCCGTTTCTGCACCCCGATCTCGCAGTGCCCGATCCTGTCGGACGAGTTCTACGACCCGAAGGGCGTGCCCGTCGACGCCATCATCTTCGGCGGCCGCCGCGAGAACACCATCCCGCTGGTGTCGCAGTCCAGGAACTGGCAGCACGGCGTGTTCATGGGCGCCACCTGCTCCTCCGAGACCACCGCGGCGGCCAAGGGCGCCGTCGGCGTGCTGCGCCGCGACCCGATGGCGATGCTGCCGTTCATCGGCTACCACGTCGGCGACTATCTGAGGCACTGGATCAACCTCGGGGAGCGCACCACTCCCGACAAACTCCCGAAGGTCTTCTACGTCAACTGGTTCCGGCGCGACTCCGAGGGCAAGTTCCTGTGGCCCGGTTTCGGTGAGAACTCCCGGGTCCTGAAGTGGATCGTGGAGCGCCTCGAGGGCAGGGTAGGGGCCGTCGAGACCCCGGCCGGCCTGCTGCCGGAGAAGAAGGACATCGACGTCGAGGGCCTGGACATCAGCGACGAACACCTGGAGCAGGTGCTGCGTTACGTGCCCAACGAATGGGCCGACGAGTTGCCCCGCATGCGTCGCTGGCTGAGGTCGCTGGGCCTGAAGGTCCCCCAGGAGATCCACGACGAGCTGTGGCACATTGCCATGAACATCATCGGAGATCGCTGA
- the clpB gene encoding ATP-dependent chaperone ClpB, with the protein MNTEKLTTKSRDAVTAAVRQALTAGNPSAEPVHLLHGLLLTPDNTVGHLLTAVGADPAAVDARATEDISKQPSSTGSSVTQPTISGALARVLATAETLAEQLGDQFVATEHLLIGLASVESQARTILTRAGATAEKLTKAFEEARGGKRVTSAESEGGESALDKYSIDLTERARSGKLDPVIGRDQEIRRVVQVLARRTKNNPVLIGEPGVGKTAVVEGLAMRLVEGDVPDSLKGRRLVSLDLTSMVAGAKYRGDFEERLKAVLSEIKESEGQIITFIDELHTVVGAGSTGDGGMDAGNMLKPMLARGELRMIGATTLDEYRERIEKDPALERRFQQVYVGEPSVEDAIAILRGLRERYEAHHKVRITDSALVAAAALSDRYITSRKLPDKAIDLVDEAASRLRMEIDSSPEEIDMLRRDVDRMLMQELHLKNEEDAASRERLAALRSELADAQEKLRGLEARWEQEKSGLNRVGDLKEKIDALRVEADKAQRAGDLGRASQLLYGEIPVIEQQLIDAEKTDADASRMVSDEVSETDIAEVVAAWTGIPVGRMLQGESEKLLHMEERLGERLIGQREAVKAVSDAVRRSRAGISDPNRPTGSFLFLGPTGVGKTELAKSLADFLFDDETAMVRIDMSEYSEKHSVARLVGAPPGYVGYEEGGQLTEAVRRRPYSVILLDEVEKAHPDLFNILLQVLDDGRLTDGQGRTVDFRNTILILTSNLGSQYLADPLLSDGEKREQVMGVVRSAFRPEFLNRLDDIVMFEPLTRDDLRRIVAIQLERLGRRLASRRITVEVTDAAADWLGEVGFDPVYGARPLRRLVQTTVEDQLARGLLSGQIHDGETVRFDRIDDGIALV; encoded by the coding sequence TTGAACACTGAGAAACTGACCACCAAGAGCCGCGACGCCGTGACCGCGGCGGTGCGGCAAGCTCTCACCGCGGGCAACCCGTCCGCGGAACCCGTGCACCTGCTGCACGGTCTCCTGCTCACCCCCGACAACACCGTCGGGCATTTGCTGACTGCCGTCGGCGCCGACCCGGCCGCCGTCGATGCCCGGGCCACCGAGGACATCTCCAAGCAGCCGTCCAGCACCGGCAGTTCCGTGACCCAGCCGACGATCTCGGGTGCCCTGGCGCGCGTCCTGGCCACGGCCGAGACACTGGCCGAACAGCTCGGGGACCAGTTCGTCGCCACCGAACACCTGTTGATAGGCCTCGCCTCCGTCGAATCCCAGGCGCGAACCATCCTGACCCGCGCCGGGGCCACCGCCGAGAAACTGACCAAGGCGTTCGAGGAGGCCCGGGGTGGCAAACGCGTCACCTCCGCAGAATCCGAGGGCGGCGAATCGGCTCTCGACAAGTACTCCATAGATCTGACCGAGCGTGCCCGTTCCGGCAAGCTCGACCCCGTGATCGGGCGCGACCAGGAGATCCGCCGCGTCGTCCAGGTGCTGGCGCGCCGCACCAAGAACAATCCGGTCCTGATCGGCGAACCCGGGGTCGGCAAGACCGCCGTCGTCGAGGGACTCGCCATGCGTCTGGTGGAGGGCGACGTTCCCGACTCCCTGAAGGGGCGCCGCCTGGTCTCCCTGGACCTCACCTCGATGGTGGCCGGGGCCAAGTACCGGGGCGATTTCGAGGAGCGCCTGAAGGCGGTCCTGAGCGAGATCAAGGAATCCGAGGGGCAGATCATCACCTTCATCGACGAGCTGCACACCGTCGTCGGTGCCGGTTCCACCGGTGACGGTGGGATGGACGCGGGCAACATGCTCAAGCCCATGCTCGCCCGCGGTGAGCTGCGAATGATCGGTGCCACCACGCTCGACGAGTACCGAGAAAGGATAGAGAAGGATCCCGCCCTGGAGCGCCGTTTCCAGCAGGTCTACGTCGGCGAACCCTCCGTGGAGGACGCCATCGCCATTCTGCGCGGGCTGCGGGAACGCTACGAGGCGCACCACAAGGTGCGCATCACCGATTCCGCGCTGGTGGCGGCCGCCGCCCTGTCGGATCGCTACATCACCAGCCGGAAGCTGCCCGACAAGGCCATCGACCTGGTGGACGAGGCCGCTTCGCGGCTGCGGATGGAGATCGACTCCAGCCCGGAGGAGATCGACATGCTGCGCCGCGACGTGGACCGTATGCTGATGCAGGAACTGCACCTGAAGAACGAGGAGGACGCGGCATCCCGCGAGCGCCTTGCCGCGCTGCGCTCCGAACTCGCCGATGCCCAGGAGAAGCTGCGCGGTCTCGAGGCCCGCTGGGAGCAGGAGAAGTCCGGGCTGAACCGCGTCGGCGACCTCAAGGAGAAGATCGACGCGCTGCGCGTGGAGGCCGACAAGGCGCAGCGCGCCGGCGACCTGGGGCGTGCCTCGCAGCTGCTGTACGGGGAGATCCCCGTCATCGAACAGCAGCTCATCGACGCGGAGAAAACCGACGCCGACGCCTCGCGCATGGTCTCCGACGAGGTCTCCGAGACCGACATCGCCGAGGTCGTCGCGGCCTGGACGGGGATCCCCGTGGGGCGGATGCTGCAGGGCGAGTCCGAGAAGCTGCTGCACATGGAGGAACGGCTCGGTGAGCGGCTCATAGGCCAGCGCGAGGCCGTAAAGGCCGTCTCGGACGCGGTGCGGCGTTCCCGTGCCGGGATCTCCGACCCGAACCGGCCCACTGGATCGTTCCTGTTCCTCGGCCCCACCGGCGTCGGTAAGACCGAGCTGGCCAAGTCGCTGGCAGATTTCCTGTTCGACGACGAGACCGCCATGGTTCGCATCGACATGAGCGAGTATTCCGAGAAGCACTCGGTGGCCCGGCTGGTCGGTGCCCCTCCCGGGTACGTCGGCTACGAGGAAGGCGGTCAGCTCACCGAGGCGGTGCGCAGACGCCCCTACTCCGTGATTCTGCTCGATGAGGTGGAGAAGGCCCACCCGGACCTGTTCAACATCCTGTTGCAGGTTCTCGACGACGGCCGCCTCACCGACGGCCAGGGTCGCACGGTCGATTTCCGCAACACCATCCTCATCCTCACCAGCAATCTCGGGTCGCAGTACCTGGCCGACCCACTGCTGAGCGACGGGGAGAAACGGGAACAGGTGATGGGGGTGGTGCGTTCCGCGTTCCGTCCCGAGTTCCTGAACCGGCTGGACGACATCGTCATGTTCGAGCCTCTGACCCGCGATGACCTGCGCAGGATCGTCGCGATCCAGCTCGAACGGCTGGGTCGGCGCCTGGCCTCCCGCAGGATCACCGTCGAGGTCACCGACGCCGCGGCCGACTGGCTGGGCGAGGTCGGTTTCGACCCGGTTTACGGGGCCCGTCCGCTGCGCCGCCTGGTGCAGACCACCGTCGAGGACCAGCTCGCCCGCGGGCTGCTGTCCGGGCAGATCCACGACGGTGAGACGGTCCGTTTCGACCGGATCGACGACGGCATCGCACTCGTCTGA
- a CDS encoding Lrp/AsnC family transcriptional regulator yields MRDETDLQLVNLLQIDPRISWSKAGEILQMSPTTVANRWNHLVEKGLAWICTYPNPERRFTAVVEVDCRTAFLPSATKQMCAHPLIMSVDEATGRRDILLTIMAPDMATLTALIIDWIGGIDGVYGTRSSLVTNVIVGAESWRANILTQRQVNQALPQRTPDRSQTGFDAADLALAQALARDGRASVASLSQELDMPTSTVHRRMRRLLANQHLIMRCDTAPELAGWLLECTWLTTVAFNYKNRVIELLKEQPSLRSCFWITGSNNLRVNFRVNHIGSMAALESSIASAIPGLAPDETVVHMRSHKSMGWLLRPDGSCTGQLVPPVFGP; encoded by the coding sequence GTGAGGGACGAGACGGATCTTCAGCTGGTCAACCTGCTGCAGATCGATCCCCGCATCTCCTGGTCGAAGGCAGGCGAGATCCTCCAGATGTCACCGACGACCGTCGCGAACCGCTGGAACCACCTGGTGGAGAAAGGGCTGGCCTGGATCTGCACATACCCGAACCCGGAGCGCCGGTTCACCGCGGTGGTCGAGGTCGATTGCCGGACCGCGTTCCTCCCTTCCGCCACCAAGCAGATGTGCGCCCATCCGTTGATCATGAGCGTCGACGAGGCCACGGGGCGGCGCGACATCCTGCTGACCATCATGGCCCCCGACATGGCGACGCTCACCGCCTTGATCATCGACTGGATCGGGGGAATCGATGGGGTGTACGGGACCCGCAGCTCGCTGGTGACCAACGTCATCGTCGGGGCGGAGTCCTGGCGGGCGAACATCCTCACCCAGCGCCAGGTCAACCAGGCCCTCCCCCAGCGCACACCCGACAGGTCACAGACGGGATTCGATGCCGCCGACCTGGCCCTGGCCCAGGCCCTGGCTCGCGACGGCAGGGCCAGCGTCGCCTCGCTGTCCCAGGAACTCGACATGCCAACCAGCACCGTGCACCGCAGGATGCGAAGACTCCTCGCGAACCAGCACCTCATCATGCGGTGTGACACGGCCCCCGAGCTGGCGGGGTGGCTGCTGGAGTGCACCTGGCTGACGACGGTCGCCTTCAACTACAAGAACCGGGTCATCGAGCTGCTGAAGGAACAGCCCTCACTGCGGTCCTGCTTCTGGATCACGGGGAGCAACAACCTGCGCGTCAACTTCCGCGTCAACCACATCGGTTCCATGGCCGCCCTCGAATCCTCGATCGCCTCCGCGATCCCCGGCCTGGCCCCCGACGAGACCGTAGTGCACATGCGCAGCCACAAATCGATGGGATGGCTGCTGCGCCCGGACGGCAGCTGCACCGGACAACTCGTGCCCCCGGTCTTCGGCCCCTGA
- the ord gene encoding 2,4-diaminopentanoate dehydrogenase, translated as MSKNQRIRVAQWGLGAMGQGVAKVILAKDGLELVGAFDISPELAGKDVGEVLGVGPAGVKISNDPASILDPEKVDVVTIATTSWVKKQLPDLKAIISAGINVVSIAEEMAAPEAQNPEEAVELDALAKEHGVSAIGVGVNPGFVLDHLVVVLTAGSQEVTSIEASRINDLSPYGQTVLSTQGVGTTPEEFKAGVADGSIVGHVGFPESVRLISDALGLGVDRVEQTLEPIIAKVPRQARDRVIEPGKVAGCNHIAVGYRGDEEIIKLIHPQQVDPGAEGVDTGDYITIHGVPEISMSTGPEIAGGKATAGIAVNTIPRIFAATPGLKRIVDLPSPTALMGPEAYERR; from the coding sequence GTGAGCAAGAATCAGCGAATCCGAGTGGCTCAGTGGGGTCTCGGTGCGATGGGCCAAGGCGTTGCGAAGGTGATCCTGGCCAAGGACGGCCTGGAACTGGTCGGCGCATTCGACATCAGTCCTGAACTCGCGGGCAAGGACGTCGGCGAGGTGCTCGGCGTGGGCCCGGCGGGCGTGAAGATCAGCAACGACCCGGCCAGCATCCTCGACCCGGAGAAGGTGGACGTCGTCACCATCGCCACCACGTCCTGGGTCAAGAAACAGCTTCCTGACCTGAAGGCCATCATCTCCGCGGGCATCAACGTGGTCAGCATCGCCGAGGAGATGGCCGCTCCCGAGGCGCAGAACCCCGAGGAGGCGGTCGAACTGGACGCGCTGGCCAAGGAACACGGCGTCTCCGCCATTGGCGTGGGCGTCAACCCGGGCTTCGTGCTCGACCATCTCGTCGTGGTGCTGACCGCCGGCAGCCAGGAGGTCACCAGCATCGAGGCCAGCCGCATCAACGACCTCAGCCCCTACGGGCAGACCGTGCTGTCCACCCAGGGCGTGGGAACCACCCCCGAGGAGTTCAAGGCCGGGGTCGCCGACGGCTCCATCGTCGGGCACGTCGGTTTCCCCGAATCCGTCCGCCTGATCAGCGACGCCCTCGGACTCGGCGTCGACCGCGTGGAACAGACACTCGAACCGATCATCGCGAAGGTGCCGCGCCAGGCCAGGGACCGGGTCATCGAGCCCGGGAAGGTCGCGGGCTGCAACCACATCGCCGTCGGGTATCGCGGCGACGAGGAGATCATCAAACTCATCCACCCGCAGCAGGTTGATCCCGGGGCCGAGGGAGTCGACACCGGCGACTACATCACCATCCACGGCGTACCCGAGATCAGCATGTCCACCGGCCCCGAGATCGCGGGCGGCAAGGCCACCGCGGGCATCGCGGTGAACACCATTCCCCGCATCTTCGCCGCCACCCCGGGGCTCAAGCGGATCGTCGACCTGCCGTCGCCGACGGCGCTGATGGGCCCCGAGGCCTACGAGCGCCGGTGA
- the ortA gene encoding 2-amino-4-oxopentanoate thiolase subunit OrtA produces MSATKVAPEGAWVEIQQVVLTPGERAEGVPADTAATPLLQWVDGFLTAPAALGEEATIRTIIGRTHTGVLSRINPGYSHSFGETVDEILTIGTEYES; encoded by the coding sequence GTGAGTGCAACGAAGGTGGCCCCCGAGGGGGCATGGGTGGAGATCCAGCAGGTCGTGCTGACCCCCGGGGAACGCGCGGAGGGAGTGCCGGCGGACACGGCCGCCACCCCGCTGCTGCAATGGGTCGACGGTTTCCTCACCGCGCCCGCGGCGCTCGGTGAGGAGGCGACCATCCGCACCATCATCGGGCGGACCCACACCGGGGTGCTGAGCCGGATCAATCCCGGATATTCCCACAGCTTCGGTGAGACCGTGGACGAGATCCTCACGATCGGGACGGAGTACGAGTCATGA